The genomic interval GCCTGCGTGAAGGGATTGTCGAAAATGCTGGGTTCCGGGGTCGCCTTCGGCTTCGGCGCGAAACCGGTGCTCTCAAGCCATTTTTGGATCGTTTCGCCCATCGCGGTGTTGACGAACGGATTGACCGGCGCAGCCATCTGGCCGGTCGTCTGCTTGAAGAGCCCGCCCATCAGCGTATCGGCCAGCACCGGCAGCATCTGCTTGTAGATATCCTGGCCGATCCCGGTCATCTGGGCCGCCTGGGCGGCGATCGCCCGCGAAACCTCCTTCGAGCCGAAGAGCTGGGCCAGGATGTTGTTGCCGTCGGAAATGCCCTCCGGCGTGAAGGCCCGGCTCATATCCTCGAAATATCGCGCGTAGTTGCCGGAGGCGACGGCCTGCATCAGGCCGACGAAATCGTAAGGGTTGCTGGTGCTGCGCTTCAGGCCGGCGGAAAAGGCCGGCATCAGCGCCGCCATCGCCTTGGTCGCCTGTTCCTGCGCCAGGTTGAATTGCCGGGCGACCGCCTCCATCGCAGCGCCGTTCTGCGCCTGCATCATCATGTCGA from Rhizobium lentis carries:
- a CDS encoding DUF937 domain-containing protein translates to MLPLFDMMMQAQNGAAMEAVARQFNLAQEQATKAMAALMPAFSAGLKRSTSNPYDFVGLMQAVASGNYARYFEDMSRAFTPEGISDGNNILAQLFGSKEVSRAIAAQAAQMTGIGQDIYKQMLPVLADTLMGGLFKQTTGQMAAPVNPFVNTAMGETIQKWLESTGFAPKPKATPEPSIFDNPFTQAMQLMFSMPKQEPAPAPNPFLDNPFAKAFQEMMAGLGQQPAGKQPAAKAPEAPTEEAKTNAESYTEMLNAMFDSGLEVQKSYQRNLEAIFETYRPKPSPETKT